In the Helicoverpa armigera isolate CAAS_96S chromosome 15, ASM3070526v1, whole genome shotgun sequence genome, one interval contains:
- the LOC135117901 gene encoding filaggrin-2-like yields the protein MKLIAPITAALIAAASAGQVFTGHSSEHYAQSAEQYQSGLEHQQLGLYSEAPAPQYSGHEASYSSRPAGEKVAKILSYNAENNGHQYQYNYETDNGIKAEEAGQTSEHGTVSHGAYSYKGDDGQTYTVTYTADEHGFHPQGAHLPTPPPIPEEIQKSLEQNAKDEAAGVFDDGKYKEQSGHKSAEGYQQYDASYQSLGYQAPSSHSSGAELSYQIPSGHASGADLAYHAQLSQALSGHSGAQLSYQAPSSHGSNAQLYQAQSAHSSNAQLAYHAPSGLGSSAQLSSHAPQGFSLSGFVPSGHSSNAQLSYNPHSGHAYSGHALGDELAYRGHH from the exons ATGAAGCTG ATCGCCCCCATCACCGCAGCTCTCATCGCCGCCGCATCAGCAGGCCAGGTCTTCACGGGCCACTCCTCAGAGCACTATGCTCAATCAGCCGAACAATACCAGTCTGGGTTGGAACACCAGCAGCTGGGACTCTACTCTGAGGCTCCAGCTCCTCAGTACTCCGGCCATGAGGCTTCGTACTCCTCCAGGCCTGCTGGAGAGAAGGTCGCTAAGATCCTGAGTTATAACGCGGAGAATAATGGACACCAGTACCAGTATAATTATGAGACTGATAATG GAATTAAAGCCGAGGAAGCCGGCCAAACCTCAGAGCACGGCACAGTCTCCCACGGCGCGTACTCCTACAAGGGTGATGATGGCCAGACCTATACCGTGACCTACACTGCTGACGAGCATGGCTTCCATCCCCAGGGAGCTCACCTCCCCACCCCTCCTCCCATCCCCGAGGAGATCCAGAAGAGCTTGGAGCAGAATGCCAAGGATGAAGCCGCTGGTGTATTTGATGATG gtaaataCAAAGAACAATCCGGTCACAAATCGGCTGAAGGTTACCAGCAGTACGACGCCAGTTACCAGTCCCTCGGCTACCAAGCTCCATCATCTCACAGCTCGGGCGCTGAACTATCCTACCAGATTCCCTCAGGACACGCTTCGGGCGCTGACTTGGCTTACCACGCTCAATTGAGCCAGGCTCTCTCGGGCCACTCTGGTGCTCAACTTTCCTACCAGGCTCCTTCTAGTCATGGTTCTAACGCTCAGCTGTACCAAGCTCAGTCAGCTCACTCATCTAACGCTCAATTAGCTTACCACGCTCCATCAGGTCTTGGGTCTAGCGCTCAACTGTCATCTCACGCTCCTCAAGGATTTTCTTTGAGCGGTTTCGTTCCTTCAGGGCACTCTTCTAACGCTCAATTGTCTTACAACCCTCATTCGGGTCACGCTTATTCGGGTCATGCTTTGGGCGACGAGTTGGCTTACCGTGGTCATCATTAA
- the LOC135117882 gene encoding pupal cuticle protein 27-like, producing the protein MHLLIICTVFAVSAAQIPSRSYIPQSQGGYGGQGGYQGSSFGGSGGDGNRRPQQDAEKNAATLKQDQDVGEDGSYHFGFETSNGIRAEEAGNPAQAQGGFSYKGDDDITYTVTYTSGEGGFRPEGEHLPVPPPTPEAILEALRKNEQDEAAGIFDDGKYHPEQHGGGKNGGFGSANHQGGFNANSGYRY; encoded by the exons ATGCATCTG TTAATCATCTGCACAGTCTTCGCTGTCTCCGCAGCTCAGATTCCATCCAGGAGCTACATCCCCCAGTCTCAAGGTGGATATGGAGGCCAAGGTGGCTACCAGGGTTCGTCATTTGGAGGTAGCGGCGGTGATGGCAATAGAAGACCACAACAGGACGCGGAGAAGAATGCTGCAACGTTGAAACAGGATCAGGATGTTGGTGAAGATGGAA GCTACCACTTCGGCTTCGAAACTTCAAACGGCATCCGAGCTGAAGAAGCAGGGAACCCCGCTCAGGCTCAAGGTGGATTCTCCTACAAAGGTGACGATGACATCACGTACACAGTGACCTACACCTCGGGAGAAGGTGGCTTCAGGCCTGAGGGTGAACATCTGCCGGTACCACCTCCGACTCCTGAAGCTATCCTTGAAGCTTTGAGGAAGAATGAGCAAGATGAGGCTGCTGGCATTTTTGATGATG GAAAATACCACCCAGAACAGCATGGAGGTGGTAAAAACGGTGGTTTCGGGTCTGCAAACCACCAGGGTGGTTTCAACGCTAACAGCGGCTACCGTTACTGA
- the LOC135117902 gene encoding cuticle protein 3-like — protein MKLIILTALISVCAAGYAPPYVVRSVLDRNANILRSESEVNEKGYHYAFDTDNGIHADEAGVEANGIQAAGGYSYTGDDGQVYSVRYTADANGFQPQGAHLPTPPPIPEAIARSLQENARDEAAGIYDDGSYHDARYAPGVILARKQYQSPRYPFNPYNPYNPYRRY, from the exons ATGAAGTTG ATCATCTTAACCGCTCTGATCAGCGTGTGCGCAGCGGGTTACGCACCTCCCTACGTAGTGCGATCCGTGTTAGACAGAAATGCTAACATCCTGAGGTCTGAATCTGAGGTCAACGAGAAGGGATACCACTATGCTTTCGATACGGATAATG GCATCCACGCTGACGAAGCAGGAGTCGAAGCCAACGGCATCCAGGCAGCCGGCGGCTACTCATACACTGGTGACGATGGCCAGGTCTACTCCGTGAGGTATACGGCTGATGCCAACGGCTTCCAGCCTCAGGGTGCTCATCTGCCCACCCCACCGCCCATTCCGGAGGCTATTGCGAGGTCACTGCAAGAGAATGCTAGAGATGAAGCCGCTGGCATTTATGATGATG GAAGCTACCACGATGCCAGATACGCTCCCGGAGTCATCCTAGCCCGCAAGCAGTACCAGTCTCCGAGATACCCTTTCAACCCTTACAACCCTTACAATCCCTACCGTCGCTACTGA
- the LOC135117881 gene encoding cuticle protein 3-like yields MKLILISALFGLAAAAYAPQAYQEQSNRPQAAYEKNARIIALDSDVKEDSFRYNYETENGIKAEEQGREADGIEAQGGFQYTGDDGQVYSISYAAGQGGFQPQGAHIPTAPPVPEEILKALEQNARDEAAGIIDDGQYNPGKYGDASAGAAAYAQQPQFARAQASAGYRQQAYKY; encoded by the exons ATGAAGCTG ATCCTGATCTCTGCCCTCTTCGGCCTGGCTGCCGCCGCCTACGCTCCTCAGGCGTACCAGGAACAGTCCAACCGTCCCCAAGCAGCGTACGAGAAGAATGCCAGGATCATCGCCCTGGACTCCGACGTGAAGGAAGACTCTTTCAGATACAACTACGAAACTGAGAACGGAATTAAGGCTGAGGAACAGGGTCGTGAG GCTGACGGCATTGAAGCTCAGGGCGGTTTCCAATACACCGGTGACGATGGCCAGGTCTACTCCATCAGCTACGCCGCCGGCCAGGGTGGCTTCCAGCCCCAGGGTGCTCACATCCCCACCGCCCCCCCAGTACCTGAGGAGATCCTGAAGGCTCTGGAACAGAACGCTCGTGATGAAGCCGCTGGCATCATTGATGATG gTCAATACAACCCTGGTAAATACGGAGACGCCAGCGCTGGAGCCGCTGCCTACGCTCAACAGCCCCAGTTCGCGAGAGCGCAAGCTTCCGCCGGCTACAGACAACAAGCTTACAAATACTAA